The sequence CGGGATTACCTATTTATGTAGATGAATTTATTCATGGTTACAAAGATGAGGAAACTCTGCAACAAGAACGCAACCGTGGCTGGCTGGATTACCTATCCCAAACCCCTTGGCGGGCAGTATTCATCCAGGGCATTTTGGTGTTAATTATTTTCCTTTGGGGACTGAATTGGCGATTAGGTTCACCCGCATCCTTACCTACCCCTGAACTGGATAATAGTCGGGTTTATATGGATGCCTTATCAGCGGTTTTAATGCGGGCGGGATGTACGGAATTGGTGATTGAACTGCTTAAACAGGAAGAACAACGTTATCTGCAAAGACAATTGGGACTCGGAGATGAACTATTAGCACTAGAACAATTCGCCTCAATTTGGGAAGAAAGAACAGGACAAAATGCCTTAGAATTAATCACGATTTTAGGTTTAACACCCCAACGCTTCAATGACAAGCAATTGGCTCACTGGCTAGAAAAACTTCAGCAATTGCGGAATAAAGTGCAGATGGCAATCACGGCAATCTGAAGTTACAGTCTTTTAAGTAGTTATGGGATACAGTTGAACCCCGTTTGCCGTAGGTCAATCATGCTGAGGTTTTAGAATAATCAAGGCTTTTTGTATCCTTTAATTGACAAATAGACTGTAATTGCGCTTCATGCAAGTAGGGGAACCGTGACCCTGCGACCTATTTTTCGGAGTCTCTTTGGGACGAACGGCGCAGTTTTTGTACCCGGCGTTGTAAATGCTGAAAATACTCAGTTTCGGTAATTTCTTGCACCTGCCGATCCCGTTTTTGCTGGTCAATGGTTTGATGAAGTTCCTCAATTTGCCGTTGTAAATTCTCCTCCTGTTTTTTGCGTTCGGTGATGTCCCAAAGGGCACTGAGTACCGTATTTTGCCCCTGGAAAATAAAGGGTTGCCAATTCAATAAAGCCCATAGGGTCGAACCATCCGCCCGTTGCACGAGCAATTCATAATTGGTAACACTCCCCTGGGTGGCATAAAGTTGTTTTAAGCGGTTCACATCTTCTGGGTCGTGGCAAAAGTCCCGCCCCCGCAACGTCCGTGCCAGGGTATCGGGCGTGATCCCCAGCAGGGCAATCGCCGCCGGATTGCGGTAGAGAATTTGCCCCGTTTCCAAATGCAGGATCAGCAGTGCCACCGGGTTCGCCTCGACCAGGGTACGAAATTGCACTTCACTTTGCCGGAGGGCGGTCAGTGCTTCCGCCTGTAACTGGTCTGTAACCGTATCCGCATGGGCGGTCATGGTTTCTAAAATTAACTCCAGGTCCGCTTTTTCCTGCTCAATAGTTGTTAATAAATGTTGCAGTCGGGACTCGGACATTTGTAAATCCCGTTCTGCCCGTTCGTGTTGCAGAATTTTTGCCGCCAGTTGTTGGGTAATGGCATCGGCATGGGCGGTCGTATTTTCTAGGAGAATTTCCAGGTCTTTTTTTTCCTGTTCTAACTGACGAATCCGAGTTTCTAGTTCCGCAATTTTCGCTTCAGGACTCATGGTAAAAATCCAACTCAAGGGTCGGGAGTAACCGTTGTAAATTCACCAGGGATTTATGTTGCCAAGGAATCCCTTCGTTACAGCGGACAGTCAGATGGATATTGCCTTTTTGCCGCACTTGAATCACAAAACGGGACAGGACATTGATGCCAGAACTATTGAGAAATTTCAGTGACCGGACATCCAAAATCATCTGGGGAGGTGCCGCCGCCACAATCTGCCCCAACCAATCCGTCAGGGGTTGGTATTCCGCCATGCCATTCAAGCGCAGAGACCCCTCGAACACCAACCGGGGCGGTTCCGGTTCCCCATAAATTCGGTAGCCCACACCGCTCAATTCCTGCGCCCACCAGTTCATCGTTCACCTCGGGGATGGGACAATTGCACCAAAGTGGTCACCCGCCAGTCCGGGATGCCCGGTAAAATTTTCCAACCCAGGCGGGCTTGATAGTCATTCAAGATGGTTAAATATCCTAAGCCAGAACTTGGGTGTTCCTCAATGGCATTGGCTTCCAACTTTTGTAAATATAACTCCTGGGGGGAATGGGATAACAATTGATCAATCACTTTTTGTAACCGTTCGGCACTGTCTGGACTAATGGCATTTTCCACCCGAAAGATCAATTGTTCCGGGTAAATTTCCAGGCTAATGGTTACCGGGGAAATCGAATCGGGGGTGCAAAATTTCATCGCATTTTCTAACAGTTCATTCACAATATAGTTCACTGCCCCATGCAGGTCAGCCAAGCCATAACTGAGCAGTAAGGGCCATTGACCACCCGGAAATAAATGGGTCACATAGTCCGCCATAAAATTGGCTGAGATACTATTGGTGCGCCAACGCTCAGATAAGGGCACGGTCAGGGGCGAAAATACCAAGGTTAGGTACTCCCGACAATCACCCAGAGGTTCCACAAAGGTGCCGTAAACCCCAGTCATGGACTGTCCTGTTTTGTTCTAGGCTACCACAGGCGTTCATTCCCCAGGCATTTTGCTATGATATTAAATAAATGTAAACTTTTCTGAGAGCCATACCCTTGTATGATTTTGGCTCCCATTGTTCCTAATTGTTTCAGGAGGTCATGGTCATGTTGGCTGGACTGGTGCGGTGGCTGGTGGTCGGGTTAACCCTGGTTTTGACCTGGTTGGGGACGGGTCAAGCGGCGTTTGCCCAAACCTATCAAATTAAAATGGGTGCGGATAACGGTATGTTAGCCTTCCAACCCGCTCAATTGACAATTAAATCTGGGGATACAGTGGAATGGCTGAATAATAAATTACCCCCCCACAACGTGATTTTCAGCACGGTTCCCAACGGTGATAAGGCGTTAGCGGAGCAGTTATCTCAACGGGGTTTGGTGTATAAAGTGGGGGATAGTTTCAGCATCACTTTTGGAGGTGATTTACCTACGGGAACGTACACCTATTACTGTACTCCCCATCGGGGCGCAGGGATGCAAGGTAAAATCATCGTGGAAGGTTAATGCGGAGTTCCTACGGTGTTCACTAACCCAAACCTATCCTTGGTTGGTTTATTTTGGGTAGCCCTTGTCCTGTTGGGCGGGGTCACTTTGGGGGTAGGGTATTTGACTTGGGCGGAATGGCGGGATCGGCGGCGACAACAGGAACAAAGTCGTTCCCGCACTCCTTCTCCAAAGCGACGTTAACGTTTTTCAGCAAATAGGAACTAAGTAATCAATCACGATGGTTTTATCCGGTT comes from Synechococcus sp. C9 and encodes:
- a CDS encoding PAS domain S-box protein; amino-acid sequence: MSPEAKIAELETRIRQLEQEKKDLEILLENTTAHADAITQQLAAKILQHERAERDLQMSESRLQHLLTTIEQEKADLELILETMTAHADTVTDQLQAEALTALRQSEVQFRTLVEANPVALLILHLETGQILYRNPAAIALLGITPDTLARTLRGRDFCHDPEDVNRLKQLYATQGSVTNYELLVQRADGSTLWALLNWQPFIFQGQNTVLSALWDITERKKQEENLQRQIEELHQTIDQQKRDRQVQEITETEYFQHLQRRVQKLRRSSQRDSEK
- the petE gene encoding plastocyanin, which produces MVMLAGLVRWLVVGLTLVLTWLGTGQAAFAQTYQIKMGADNGMLAFQPAQLTIKSGDTVEWLNNKLPPHNVIFSTVPNGDKALAEQLSQRGLVYKVGDSFSITFGGDLPTGTYTYYCTPHRGAGMQGKIIVEG
- a CDS encoding ATP-binding protein, whose translation is MTGVYGTFVEPLGDCREYLTLVFSPLTVPLSERWRTNSISANFMADYVTHLFPGGQWPLLLSYGLADLHGAVNYIVNELLENAMKFCTPDSISPVTISLEIYPEQLIFRVENAISPDSAERLQKVIDQLLSHSPQELYLQKLEANAIEEHPSSGLGYLTILNDYQARLGWKILPGIPDWRVTTLVQLSHPRGER